The following coding sequences are from one Candidatus Zixiibacteriota bacterium window:
- a CDS encoding helix-turn-helix domain-containing protein: MNKLLTPQEAADLLGVKKSTIYQWTSQEYIPHVKLRNLVRFRAEDLDEWIATLTNNGRTSRRVDVNRLMS, from the coding sequence ATGAATAAACTCCTGACCCCGCAAGAAGCGGCCGACCTGCTCGGCGTGAAGAAGTCCACGATCTACCAGTGGACGAGTCAGGAGTATATCCCGCACGTCAAGCTGCGAAACCTCGTGCGGTTCCGGGCCGAGGATCTCGACGAGTGGATAGCGACACTGACGAACAATGGCCGCACGAGTCGTCGGGTTGATGTGAACCGGTTGATGTCGTAA